In a genomic window of Muntiacus reevesi chromosome 1, mMunRee1.1, whole genome shotgun sequence:
- the LOC136155712 gene encoding zinc finger protein 177-like isoform X1 encodes MPAQDPTCHQEGNMEEEAVAAELPTAWSEDPVTFQEVLVDFSQEEWAQLAPAQKILYQDMMLENCRNLTSVGECGRPPLFVRYHLCKPRLLTQGELRTRKRRFLQDTCADQNSQLKTKETTAGRNKVWEKPFTGRKGAPAQPRRKSHEHSLCGKVIRRNPGLATRRNYTGAEREEREECGEAFGYPSFLWVHVSSHAGERTSKCSQCGKAFSCNSSLGPHA; translated from the exons ATGCCTGCTCAGGACCCCACCTGTCACCAAGAGGGGAACATGGAGGAGGAAGCAGTAGCTGCAGAGCTGCCAACAGCCTGGTCAGAG GACCCAGTGACCTTCCAGGAAGTGTTGGTGGACTTCTCCCAGGAGGAATGGGCCCAGCTGGCCCCCGCTCAAAAAATCCTGTACCAAGACATGATGCTGGAGAACTGCAGGAACCTGACTTCTGTGGGTGAGTGTGGTCGGCCACCTCTCTTCGTTa GGTATCATCTCTGCAAGCCCCGCCTGCTCACCCAGGGGGAGCTGAGAACCCGGAAGAGGAGATTTCTCCAAGACACCTGTGCAG ACCAGAATTCTCAGCTTAAAACCAAAGAGACCACGGCTGGGAGGAATAAAGTTTGGGAAAAACCATTTACTGGCAGGAAAGGG GCCCCAGCTCAACCTAGAAGGAAGTCCCATGAACACAGTCTGTGTGGAAAAGTCATCAGAAGGAACCCTGGCCTGGCTACCAGGAGGAATTACACGGGCGCGGAGCGCGAGGAGCGTGAAGAGTGTGGGGAAGCATTTGGTTATCCCTCCTTCCTTTGGGTCCACGTGTCATCACATGCTGGTGAGAGAACCTCCAAATGTTCTCAGTGTGGGAAGGCTTTCAGTTGCAACTCCTCTCTCGGGCCGCACGCATGA
- the LOC136155712 gene encoding zinc finger protein 891-like isoform X3 translates to MGPAGPRSKNPVPRHDAGELQEPDFCGVSSLQAPPAHPGGAENPEEEISPRHLCRLLQDLNIIFAVSSTTTYQNSQLKTKETTAGRNKVWEKPFTGRKGAPAQPRRKSHEHSLCGKVIRRNPGLATRRNYTGAEREEREECGEAFGYPSFLWVHVSSHAGERTSKCSQCGKAFSCNSSLGPHA, encoded by the exons ATGGGCCCAGCTGGCCCCCGCTCAAAAAATCCTGTACCAAGACATGATGCTGGAGAACTGCAGGAACCTGACTTCTGTGG GGTATCATCTCTGCAAGCCCCGCCTGCTCACCCAGGGGGAGCTGAGAACCCGGAAGAGGAGATTTCTCCAAGACACCTGTGCAG gttattacaagatttgAACATAATCTTTGCTGTTTCTAGCACTacaacat ACCAGAATTCTCAGCTTAAAACCAAAGAGACCACGGCTGGGAGGAATAAAGTTTGGGAAAAACCATTTACTGGCAGGAAAGGG GCCCCAGCTCAACCTAGAAGGAAGTCCCATGAACACAGTCTGTGTGGAAAAGTCATCAGAAGGAACCCTGGCCTGGCTACCAGGAGGAATTACACGGGCGCGGAGCGCGAGGAGCGTGAAGAGTGTGGGGAAGCATTTGGTTATCCCTCCTTCCTTTGGGTCCACGTGTCATCACATGCTGGTGAGAGAACCTCCAAATGTTCTCAGTGTGGGAAGGCTTTCAGTTGCAACTCCTCTCTCGGGCCGCACGCATGA
- the LOC136155712 gene encoding zinc finger protein 177-like isoform X2, producing the protein MPAQDPTCHQEGNMEEEAVAAELPTAWSEDPVTFQEVLVDFSQEEWAQLAPAQKILYQDMMLENCRNLTSVGYHLCKPRLLTQGELRTRKRRFLQDTCADQNSQLKTKETTAGRNKVWEKPFTGRKGAPAQPRRKSHEHSLCGKVIRRNPGLATRRNYTGAEREEREECGEAFGYPSFLWVHVSSHAGERTSKCSQCGKAFSCNSSLGPHA; encoded by the exons ATGCCTGCTCAGGACCCCACCTGTCACCAAGAGGGGAACATGGAGGAGGAAGCAGTAGCTGCAGAGCTGCCAACAGCCTGGTCAGAG GACCCAGTGACCTTCCAGGAAGTGTTGGTGGACTTCTCCCAGGAGGAATGGGCCCAGCTGGCCCCCGCTCAAAAAATCCTGTACCAAGACATGATGCTGGAGAACTGCAGGAACCTGACTTCTGTGG GGTATCATCTCTGCAAGCCCCGCCTGCTCACCCAGGGGGAGCTGAGAACCCGGAAGAGGAGATTTCTCCAAGACACCTGTGCAG ACCAGAATTCTCAGCTTAAAACCAAAGAGACCACGGCTGGGAGGAATAAAGTTTGGGAAAAACCATTTACTGGCAGGAAAGGG GCCCCAGCTCAACCTAGAAGGAAGTCCCATGAACACAGTCTGTGTGGAAAAGTCATCAGAAGGAACCCTGGCCTGGCTACCAGGAGGAATTACACGGGCGCGGAGCGCGAGGAGCGTGAAGAGTGTGGGGAAGCATTTGGTTATCCCTCCTTCCTTTGGGTCCACGTGTCATCACATGCTGGTGAGAGAACCTCCAAATGTTCTCAGTGTGGGAAGGCTTTCAGTTGCAACTCCTCTCTCGGGCCGCACGCATGA